The Xanthomonas fragariae genome has a segment encoding these proteins:
- a CDS encoding two-component system sensor histidine kinase NtrB has product MRDRYRQIVALFRDCIKEIDLDWRITAINVSGLAELGASRPDQLVSRPWREFWPPEAIGLVDAAIAASADGSIHEFESSCVNFAGVRQTWQVVTSPLFDALGNVEAILAVSKNISDRRALEVAFHNLDTTLKVERACSTGALMLARPRENSLSTQLHSLCDLQERFEGDLDIARDAQGAAGKISEQAQKGEAVGQLLASVLHDLNNVLQAATSAIDLVVQRAQIDAHDAKLLSVADTALQHVSVMAQRLVGFSRQYPYSPEFVDLAELVEQLSPLLEQVIGAGLQLQVRTTHGGCCAMVDRHTVERAILNLVINSRDACASGDRISVETGETFVAAADARLTKPAGHYVTIAVADNGHGMDSEVQSRLFEAYFTTKDADKGDGLGLAQVYSAARQAGGFVEVTSAPSEGARFLLAFPRTQQD; this is encoded by the coding sequence ATGAGAGACCGATATCGCCAGATCGTGGCACTTTTCCGCGATTGCATCAAAGAAATCGACTTGGACTGGCGCATCACGGCGATCAACGTCAGCGGTCTGGCCGAGCTTGGCGCCAGCCGCCCTGACCAGCTCGTCTCCCGCCCATGGCGCGAGTTCTGGCCACCTGAGGCCATTGGCTTGGTCGATGCGGCGATCGCCGCGTCTGCGGATGGCTCCATTCACGAGTTCGAAAGCTCCTGCGTCAATTTCGCCGGCGTGCGCCAGACCTGGCAGGTGGTCACCAGCCCGCTGTTCGACGCGCTTGGCAACGTCGAGGCGATCCTGGCGGTGAGCAAGAACATCTCCGACCGGCGGGCGCTGGAAGTGGCCTTTCATAACCTGGATACCACCTTGAAGGTGGAGCGCGCGTGTTCCACCGGAGCCTTGATGCTGGCGCGCCCGCGCGAAAACTCGCTATCGACGCAGTTGCACAGCTTGTGCGATCTGCAGGAGCGCTTTGAAGGCGATCTGGACATTGCACGCGACGCACAGGGGGCAGCCGGAAAAATCTCCGAGCAGGCCCAGAAAGGCGAAGCGGTGGGACAGCTGCTGGCAAGCGTGTTGCACGATTTGAACAATGTGCTGCAGGCCGCCACATCCGCGATCGACTTGGTCGTGCAGCGCGCGCAGATCGACGCGCACGATGCCAAGCTACTGAGTGTGGCCGACACTGCGCTTCAACATGTCTCTGTCATGGCGCAGCGCTTGGTCGGATTTTCGCGCCAATACCCGTATAGCCCCGAATTTGTGGATCTTGCCGAACTGGTAGAGCAGCTCAGCCCTCTACTGGAACAGGTGATCGGCGCAGGCCTGCAATTGCAGGTACGCACCACCCACGGCGGATGTTGCGCCATGGTCGACCGCCACACGGTGGAGCGCGCCATTTTGAATCTGGTGATCAACTCCCGCGATGCCTGCGCAAGCGGCGACAGAATCAGCGTGGAGACCGGTGAAACATTCGTCGCCGCCGCCGACGCGCGCCTGACCAAACCTGCCGGGCATTACGTGACCATCGCCGTTGCCGACAACGGGCACGGCATGGATAGCGAGGTGCAATCGCGATTGTTCGAGGCCTACTTCACCACCAAGGACGCCGACAAAGGTGATGGGCTGGGATTGGCGCAGGTATATAGCGCGGCACGGCAAGCAGGTGGCTTTGTCGAGGTGACCTCAGCGCCAAGCGAAGGCGCGCGTTTCTTGCTTGCGTTTCCGCGCACGCAGCAGGACTAG
- a CDS encoding IS5 family transposase (programmed frameshift), producing the protein MRHCLPAQRGNVSMTNLQVVNAILYVAEHGCKWRGLPTRFGNWHTVYTRMNRWAKAGVLDRMFAQLQKSQIVRIKIEAVSLDSTSVKVHPDGTGAFKKNGPQAIGKSRGGWNTKIHMVAADARTAITFGLTPGNAHDAPAGRTLLEHLGPVKRPIHLLMDRAYEGNETRQLALDLGFVPVVPPKSNRVEPWEYNREMYKRRNEVERLFRRLKGYRRVFSRFEKLDVMFLGFLSFVLIVDGLRMC; encoded by the exons ATCCGACACTGCCTGCCGGCGCAGCGCGGCAATGTCAGCATGACCAACCTGCAAGTGGTCAACGCCATCCTTTACGTTGCTGAGCATGGCTGCAAATGGCGCGGCCTGCCCACGCGCTTTGGCAACTGGCATACGGTGTACACGCGTATGAACCGTTGGGCCAAGGCGGGGGTGCTGGACCGGATGTTTGCCCAATTGCAGAAGTCCCAGATCGTGCGCATCAAAATCGAAGCGGTCTCGCTGGACTCCACCAGCGTCAAGGTGCATCCCGATGGCACAGGTGCAT TTAAAAAAAACGGCCCGCAGGCCATCGGCAAATCCCGCGGTGGATGGAACACCAAGATTCATATGGTTGCCGCAGATGCTCGAACAGCCATCACGTTTGGATTGACGCCTGGCAATGCGCATGACGCACCTGCAGGCCGCACGTTGCTTGAACATCTGGGGCCAGTGAAGCGGCCGATTCATCTCCTGATGGACCGCGCTTACGAAGGCAACGAAACCCGCCAGCTGGCGCTTGATCTTGGCTTCGTGCCGGTGGTTCCGCCGAAGTCCAACCGGGTCGAGCCTTGGGAATACAACCGGGAGATGTACAAGCGACGCAACGAAGTGGAGAGACTGTTCCGTCGTCTGAAAGGTTACCGCCGGGTTTTCTCACGATTCGAGAAGCTCGACGTCATGTTCCTCGGATTTCTCAGCTTTGTCCTGATCGTTGATGGGCTTCGTATGTGTTAA
- a CDS encoding AraC family transcriptional regulator produces MKSIDPADLEALFDAVPDVLFFVKDREGRYTHVNQTMLRRLGLKSRKELIGKRVAEVYPSGLGANYANQDEQVLAGALIDNVLELHLFANREPGWCLTCKRPLLMDGKVQGIIGISRDLGPQDGHESQYEKLRLALAYLNANYVQNVRMQALVEITGFSMSKLQRSFRKVFQLTPQQVLAKLRLQMAMQLLHGSKSVTEIGHACGFSDQSAFTRQFKAAAGMTPREYRMLVNTVQLPVEAYPASVARAQGSSRLR; encoded by the coding sequence ATGAAGAGCATCGATCCTGCCGATCTGGAAGCGTTGTTCGATGCCGTGCCGGACGTATTGTTCTTCGTCAAGGATCGCGAGGGCCGCTACACCCACGTCAACCAGACCATGCTGCGACGCCTGGGGCTGAAGTCGCGCAAGGAACTGATCGGCAAACGCGTGGCCGAAGTGTATCCGAGCGGCTTGGGCGCCAACTACGCCAATCAGGATGAGCAGGTGCTGGCTGGCGCACTCATCGACAACGTGCTTGAGCTGCACCTGTTCGCCAACCGCGAACCGGGCTGGTGTCTTACCTGCAAACGACCGCTGCTGATGGATGGCAAGGTGCAGGGCATCATCGGCATTTCGCGCGATCTGGGGCCGCAGGACGGGCACGAATCGCAGTACGAAAAACTGCGGCTTGCGCTGGCCTACCTCAACGCCAACTACGTGCAGAACGTGCGTATGCAAGCGCTGGTGGAGATCACCGGTTTTTCGATGTCCAAGCTGCAGCGCTCGTTTCGCAAAGTGTTCCAGCTCACTCCGCAACAAGTGCTAGCCAAGCTGCGTCTGCAGATGGCGATGCAGCTATTGCACGGAAGCAAGAGCGTGACCGAAATTGGGCATGCCTGCGGTTTCAGCGATCAAAGCGCGTTTACGCGGCAGTTCAAGGCTGCGGCGGGGATGACGCCGCGTGAGTACCGCATGTTGGTCAATACGGTACAGCTGCCCGTAGAAGCATACCCTGCGTCGGTCGCTCGCGCACAAGGCAGCTCTCGGTTGCGCTGA
- a CDS encoding catalase: MPKSPSKPAQLSAIAAASATPDVLRGSGDELHQKAGGTDRQLTTNQGIPVGDNQNSLRATPRGPTLLEDFILREKITHFDHERIPERIVHARGSAAHGYFELTKSLSKYTTAKIFTEVGEKTPLFTRFSTVAGGAGSVDTPRDVRGFAVKFYTKEGNWDLVGNNIPVFFIQDAIKFPDLIHAVKMEPDRGFPQAASAHDTFWDFISLTPESMHMVMWAMSDRTIPRSLRMIEGFGVHSFRFLNENGESTFVKFHWRPRLGLQSTIWDEAVKIAGADQDFHRRDLFEAIQSGNFPEWELGVQLFTEAQADAFPFDHLDSTKVIPEELIPLQIVGHMVLDRWPDNFFAETEQVAYCAANIVPGIDFSNDPLLQGRLFSYLDTQLSRLGGPNFHQIPINAPKCPFANNQRDGHMQMGVPKGRVAYEPSSLQADTPHEALRGFRSHAAPAEDGAKGRVRTESFADHYSQARLFYCSQTAPEQAHIASALVFELSKVETAHVREAIVGHLRHIDPALAQRVAHGMGMTNLPPAPPTAVAPTDMPLSPALQLIGKMKDTLQGRTVGILIHDGSDAAAIKAIRKAAEAEGATVKIVAPKLGGAKLSDCKQLAADGQLAGTPSVLFDAVAVLLSSEAARLLTRESAALDFVSHAWAHLKAIAFDDGAQLLLNAGNVGKDAGVIAAADTKAFIAAAKTRQWAREPKVRMLA, translated from the coding sequence ATGCCCAAGTCCCCCAGCAAACCCGCGCAACTGTCTGCCATCGCCGCGGCAAGCGCCACCCCCGATGTGTTGCGCGGTAGCGGCGATGAGTTGCACCAAAAGGCAGGCGGAACGGATCGGCAACTGACCACCAACCAAGGCATTCCGGTTGGCGACAACCAGAACTCGCTACGCGCCACGCCGCGTGGCCCGACGTTGCTGGAAGACTTCATACTGCGCGAGAAGATCACCCACTTCGATCACGAACGTATCCCCGAGCGCATCGTACATGCGCGCGGCAGTGCAGCGCACGGCTACTTCGAACTGACAAAATCGTTGAGCAAGTACACCACCGCCAAGATCTTTACCGAGGTCGGCGAAAAAACCCCGCTATTTACTCGCTTCTCCACTGTCGCAGGCGGTGCCGGCTCGGTAGATACGCCGCGCGATGTGCGCGGATTCGCGGTGAAGTTCTATACCAAGGAAGGCAATTGGGATCTGGTAGGCAACAACATCCCGGTGTTCTTCATCCAGGATGCGATCAAGTTTCCCGACCTCATTCATGCGGTGAAGATGGAGCCGGACCGCGGCTTTCCGCAAGCGGCCAGCGCACACGACACGTTCTGGGATTTCATTTCGCTGACGCCCGAGTCGATGCATATGGTGATGTGGGCGATGAGCGATCGCACCATCCCGCGCTCGCTGCGCATGATCGAAGGCTTCGGCGTCCACAGCTTCCGTTTCCTCAACGAGAACGGCGAGAGCACCTTCGTCAAATTTCATTGGCGCCCCAGGCTCGGCTTGCAGTCCACCATCTGGGACGAAGCAGTGAAGATTGCCGGTGCCGATCAGGACTTTCATCGCCGCGATCTATTCGAAGCGATCCAGAGCGGCAACTTCCCCGAATGGGAGCTCGGCGTGCAGTTGTTTACCGAAGCGCAGGCCGACGCATTCCCATTCGACCATCTGGATTCGACCAAGGTCATTCCCGAAGAACTGATACCGCTGCAGATCGTCGGCCACATGGTACTGGACCGCTGGCCGGATAATTTCTTCGCAGAAACCGAACAGGTCGCCTACTGCGCAGCCAACATCGTGCCCGGCATCGACTTCAGCAACGATCCGCTGCTGCAGGGCCGCCTGTTCTCGTATCTGGATACGCAGCTGAGCCGTCTGGGTGGGCCGAATTTCCATCAGATTCCGATCAATGCACCCAAGTGTCCGTTCGCCAACAATCAGCGCGACGGTCATATGCAGATGGGTGTGCCCAAGGGCCGTGTCGCTTACGAACCTAGCTCGCTACAAGCCGATACGCCGCATGAGGCGCTGCGTGGATTCCGCAGCCACGCAGCGCCGGCCGAAGACGGCGCAAAAGGCCGCGTGCGCACGGAAAGCTTTGCCGATCACTACAGCCAGGCACGGCTCTTCTACTGCAGCCAGACCGCACCGGAACAGGCGCACATCGCATCGGCGCTGGTGTTCGAATTGTCGAAGGTAGAAACCGCACACGTGCGCGAGGCCATCGTCGGCCACCTGCGTCATATCGACCCGGCACTGGCACAGCGCGTGGCCCATGGCATGGGCATGACCAACTTGCCGCCGGCACCACCGACAGCAGTGGCGCCCACCGACATGCCGTTGTCGCCAGCCTTGCAGCTGATCGGCAAGATGAAAGACACACTGCAGGGACGCACGGTCGGCATTCTGATTCACGATGGCTCCGATGCAGCTGCGATCAAGGCGATTCGCAAAGCGGCAGAAGCTGAGGGCGCTACCGTCAAAATCGTCGCGCCCAAGCTCGGTGGTGCCAAGCTCAGCGACTGCAAACAGCTGGCAGCCGATGGTCAGTTGGCAGGCACACCATCGGTACTCTTCGATGCAGTGGCGGTACTACTGTCCTCGGAAGCGGCGAGGTTGCTGACGCGCGAATCGGCTGCACTGGATTTCGTCAGTCACGCCTGGGCGCATCTGAAGGCGATCGCCTTCGACGATGGCGCGCAGCTGCTGCTGAACGCCGGTAACGTCGGTAAGGACGCCGGCGTGATCGCGGCAGCCGATACCAAGGCGTTTATCGCCGCGGCCAAAACCCGCCAGTGGGCGCGCGAGCCGAAAGTGCGCATGCTGGCGTAA